Genomic DNA from Leptotrichia wadei:
CTTATTTTAACAAATATTAGCTTTTAACATTAAAATCGAAATTTTTATTATATAATGCTTTGTAAATTCCATTTTTATTTAACAATTCATTATGATTTCCAATTTCTTTTATTTCACCTTTTTGTATCACTACTATTTTATTACTATTTTCGATTGTTGTCAACCTATGGGCGATAACAAATGTAGTTTTTCCTTCCATAAGTTTTTCAAGTGCATCCTGAACTAGCTTTTCAGACTCATTATCAAGGGCAGAAGTTGCTTCATCCAAAATTAATATTTGAGGATTTTCTAAGATTGCACGTGCAATTGCAATACGCTGTTTTTGTCCACCTGATAACTTTATACCACGCTCTCCAATCTCTGTATTATAACTATCAGAAAGATTTTCGATAAATTCGTGTGCATTTGCCTGTTTAGCTGCTTCTACAACTTCTTCAAAAGTAGCATTTTGGCGGCTATATTTTATATTGCTAAGTATTGTTCCAGAAAATAAAAACGTTTCTTGCGGTACAATCCCTATCGCTTTACGTAAACTCTTTATTTCATAATCTCTAATATCAATTCCATCAATTTTTAATGAACCACTCGATACATCAAAAAACCTCGGTATCAGATTTACAAGTGTCGATTTCCCTCCACCTGAATTTCCAACAAAGGCAACCGTTTCACCTTTTTTAACATCTAAATTAATATTTTTCAATATTTTTTCAACACTATCCTTATATTTAAAATCTACATTTTCAAAAGTTATATCACTTACAAAGTTTTCAAATTTTATACAATTTTCCCTATTTACAATAGACGGCATTTCTTCCAAAATTTCAGCAACTCTTGTAATAGAAGACATATTTACACTTATCGAATTTATTCTTGTCATTGCACGTCTTGCAGGTGTGTACATTGATGAAATCGCACCTACTATTGTAATAAAATCTCCAGGCGTAAAATTCTTTGCCCTCAAAACTCGGTAACCACTAAACATTAATAATAATGCTATAATTATATAGTTCATTGCTTCCATGATTGAATTAGCTTTTGCATTATATTTAGCAGATTTTACAGCAATTTTCTTTAAATTAACATTCTTCTTTTTAAAATCACTTATTTCGTACTTTTCTGTGGCAAATGCCCTTATAATCCTAATTCCTGACAATGTTTCCTGTAACTTGGAATTTAAGCTATCTAATGCTTCTTGCCGCTGTTTTCCTGAACGCTTTAATCTTTTTGCATATTTTCTCACTGTAATTATAAGAATCGGAGTAACAATCATAACTCCTAAAGTTAAATCAAAATCTATATAAAATGCTATTCCAAGGCAAAGTATCAGTTTTATTACTTCAGGTATCATACTAAAAGCTTCCAATATAATTGAATTTATATTACTAGGATCTGTCATTATTCTTGTCATCATATCTCCTATTTTTTTCCCTGAAAAATATTCCATATCTAAAGTTTGTATTTTATTATAAATATCAGTAACTATATCCTTATAAATTGAAGCTGAAATTACTGTTGAGAAAATTGTATTCCAATACATAAGTACCGCACCGACTGCTGCAAGTATTATCATTGCTCCTGCTGCATATAGTATGTCTTTTTCACTTTTACCTGAAATCCCTTTGTCAAACAATCGTTTTATTAATGCTATTGGAGCTGAAGAAACAAGTGATGACATCGTTGCAAGCAATATATTAAGTATGATTAGCACATAATATTTTTTTATGTATTTTTTTAATTTAAAAATTTCTCCAAAATCTATTTTTATTTTTTTCATAAATTTACCTTTCAATTTTATATTTTGTATTTTTTATCTTTCTATGTTTCCAAATTGAGCAAGTAATTTTGGGTGCACCTTCGTCCCAAAAAAATCTATTTTTTTAGCATTTTTAATATTCCATACAGCAGTAGAATAAATTGTAGCAACTGTATCAAAATCTACTCCCATATATTCAAATATTTGAAAAGGTATTTTGCTTGTAAAAATTTCTATTTGAGGAAATTCATTTTTATATGTAAAAATCCCTCTTGGATGCAACTTAAATAGTATATCATTTTCATTATAATTTTTAAATATTTTTTGATATAACTCAACTGTTTCTTCATGTGTAAGAGACTCATCTTCTTCTAGTGGCTGACTTAAAAAAATAACTTTTTTCCTAGATATTTTTTCAATATCTGCAGTTTCCATTCCAAAAAAATTATAAATTTTTTGTTTTTGTATTTCTGTTTTTTTCATCCAAAGTTTTTTAAAATCTATAATTTCAACTTTTTCACTAATTATCTCAGGTACTTTTGTAAGACCACTCAATATTATTTTTTCTACTTTCGGAGAAAGTCCTCTTTTCAAATCTTCTTTTTTCTTAAATTTATTTTTAAACCGCTTTAAGTAAGCTTCAAAATGATCACTTCGATAATTTGACCACCCATCTTCTATTACTGTAAATTTTTCTATTTCTTTCCAAAGAATTTTAGGCTCCACTTCATTATCATTTCCAAAATATTCAATTTTATAACCATATGTTTTTTCTTTTATCAAATCTAAGAGTTTTTCTTTTAAATATTTTTTATATTTCTTCTTTGCTATTTTCCTTTTAAATAAATTTTTTACTTCTGTTACATTAATATACTCTTCCCGTGGAATATAAATTGTTTCTACATTAACTTTAGAATGTTCAAAAACTTCATTTATACTTTTTCCATGGTATACAAATATGGAATCTTCTTCAAAATTATCATTCATCATTATATAAAGAAGCAAGCTATAGGCTGACTCTAAAAATACAACTTTTTTTGTTTTTTCCATTTTTACTCTCTCCTAACGCTTTTTGAATATTTTTCTATAAATCGCTGTAGATCCATTCTTTAGTTCCTTCTTAAATTCATCAAAATTTTCAAAGTCATCTCCACTCACACGATAAATCCAGTTTTTATTAAGTTTCAAGGAATTTACACCCTTTCTAGTTGTTATAAAAACATCTACTCCTAATTTTTTTATATCCTCTCTATTGCCCTTGTATCGGTGTCCCCAAGGATAAGCCAGACAATCTGGAACTTTTCCCAGTTTCTCACTAATAATTTTTTTGTTTTCCAGAATTTCAAATTTCACAGTTTCTTTAAATTGTTCTTCACTAATTTTATCAAAAAATTCATCTTTTTTTTCTTTAAATAATCTATTCAAAAATTTCTTTTTCTCTTTTTCAAACTCATTCTCTTGAAGTTCCACAATACTTCTATATTTTTCTACAAAATTCTTTTTAGGCTTATAACCAGGAATAGAAATTTTACTTCGTAATTTAAACACAGGAAGTCCATTTAATTTTTTTGCATCCTTTTTTTCATCATAATTTCCATCAAAAAATAAGCTATAACTTTCTCTTTTAAAATATGGCGAACTTTCATTATCATAAAAAGCAAGCACTTCAATATCCTTTACTGTTAGCTGATGAGAATGTGTATGAAGCTGGAAATCAATTAGTCCGCTTTCATACATTTCTCTTATTTCATCCCAGTTTAAATAAGTTTCATCTTTTTCAATAAATTTTGTATTCAAAAATATCGTAGCTTTTATATTATACTTTTTCAAAATTGGAAAAGCTAAAGTGTAATTATTTTTATAGCCATCATCAAAAGTTATTAATATTGAATTTGGTGGCAATGTATAATCTAATCCCTTCAATTCTTCCATTTTAAAAGTCTTTTTATCCTTTATCCATTTTATATGCTCTTCAAATTCATCTATAAAAATTCCACCTTTGTTTTTTTCACTGTCAATACTGTGATACATAAGACACAAAACAAAATTTTTTCTAGTTTTATTATATAAAATAAATACCAAAAATAGCAATAATATTATTAAAAATAAATATATCATTTTCCTCTTCCTTCAAATTATAATTTACCTCTTAATTTTAAAATTTTTGCTCTTATTTTTTTTATCAATCTATCAATTTTAAAATTTAGAACTGTATTTTTTCTCCTATTACTAAAATGCACATGCCTTTTATTCCCAATATGAGTTACATAAGGCTCCTTAAAAAATATCGCTTTAAATCCATGTTCCTTATAAAAATCCGACAAAACTTCCTCATATCGCTGATTTTCTAACTTTTCATGAGACCCAAATAAATCCATATCCTTTTTTCTTCTCAAGGCCGGATTATAAGTAAATATTTCACCTTTTACACTATAATAATGCTCCCCTTTTTTTGAAACATAATCTTCATCATAAAAAAAATCTTCCTTAAAATTATCTTTTGAACGAAGTCCAACAACTAAAATTTTTTCATCTTCCTCCATCACTTCCATTGATTTTTCAATAAATCCTCTTTTAAGAAATTTCCAGTCATCTTCACAATGAAAAATATATTCAGTATCAATTTCACGATAAGCCTTATCAATTGATTTTAGCTGTCCTAATCGTGTTTCATTTACTATCAGTCTAAAATTCTGATTTCTATTATCATATTTTGAAATTAGCTTTTTCAGTTTTTTCCCTTCAGTGCTGTCTTCTGTTATTATTATTTTTTTTATCGGATAAGTATTATATTCAAAAAAGCTGTCAAGCGTCTCCTCCAGCAAATCAAATCTCCCACAGCTAGTTATTACCAGCGTTACTTCCTTCATATCTATCAAGCCCCTTCTTAGCCATTGTTTTTCTACTTTTTATAGCCTCTGCCAAATATTCATCATTTTTCTTCAGCCTACTTCTATCATTCTCCTTATGATACAAATGACAAGTCAAGGCCTCAAACTTTAATTTTTTCTTTTTACACCCTATATTAAACAACCTTACAGCAAGCTCGCTATCCTCTCTTCCCCATCCTTCTATTTCTTCTTCAAATCCATTTACTCTAATTAAATCTTCTTTGAAAAAGGACATATTACAAGATCTTATTCCACGTAAATTCCTATTTACTTTTGTAAAAATTCTAGAAAGAATTTTACTTCTTATCATATTTATATTATTCTTCACACCTTTGCTAAAAAGATTTATTTTTTTGCCTTCCATTATTTCCTTTGCCATAATTGACGAAGTTATAACTCGTGAACCTTGAATAAAACATCCTCTTTCCATATTTTTTATATGATCTTCAACAAAATGCCTATTTAATATCAAATCACCATCTATTATTATTATATAATTTCCAGTTGCCTTATTTATCGCTCTATTTCTTGACATTCCCGCTCGAAATCCCTTATCTTCCTGCCATGAATGAATAATATTACTTTGTGGGTAACTTTGCTGAAATCTTTTTACAAGATCAATTGTTTCCTGCTTTGAACCATCATCAGCAATTATTATTTCCTTTGGAGCAACAGTTTGTTCTAGTACACTATTTAAACATACTTCTAGAGCTTTTGGCCAGTTGTATGTAGTAATAATGAGTGAAGTGTCATTTCCCAAATTATTATAATATTCTTCACGTAATTTTGTATATTTTGTCATTGTATAAATAGAACTATATTTGGCAAGTAAATAGCCTTCATAGCCATCCATAAATCCAAGCTGCAAAATATACATTTTTAAAAATCTAAACATCATTTTTGAATATATTTTTAAAAAACTTGGATTTTTTCCTTTTTTTATATATTCTTTGGCACTTTGTGAAGTATACCTGTTTAATTTTTCAAGAAATTCTTCTATACTGTCATAGGTATAATGGATTATCATTTCTTTTATTTTTTTTATTTTACTGTCAGTCTGATATTGCTCATGAACTTCGCGGCTACTTATTTTCACTTTACCGTTTTTCCATAGTCTGATTACATAATCATCCCATCCTCCAAATTTTATTTCTCTTTTAAATGCAATATTTCTCAATTTTATTTTATAAACATCACTTGATGGATTTTCACTATTTATAATTATTTTTATTTTTTCCTTTAATTGTGGCGATATTACTTCATCTGCATCTATTAGCAAAATCCAATCACCTTTACATTTTTCCAAAACAGAATTTTTTTGTGGTCCATACCCCTTCCACTTTTCCACAAAAACCTTTGCTCCCTTAGAAAGTGCGATTTCTACAGTCTTGTCTGTACTTTCACTATCAACAATTATTATTTCATTAGCAATCTCCTTTACTGAATCTAAAGTTTTTCCTATCCTATTTTCTTCATTAAAAGTTATTATTCCTACAGATAATTTCATAATTGTTTCTCCCATTTCATATTTTTAATTCCTAAATAGCAGACAAATTATTTTTATAACTTAACTTATCAAATACTTTTTCAAAATCTACATCATTAATCCGTTTTTCAGTATAGTCAATCAATATATTACCCTCTTCTTTTATCCGCCATTTATTTTTATTAATTTTTGGTCCATAAAAAGCCATTATTTTTTTATTTAACCCTTCAGCAATATGTAAGATGGCAGTATCCAGTGATACTACCAAATCACTATTTTTAATTATAGATATTGAGTCAAGTACCGTTCTGGACTTTTCAAAAAATAAAATATTTTTATTATCTGTCTTTTCAAGTATATTATAAATTGTTTCCCTATCATTTGGAGAATCCAGTATTATAATTCTATAACCCTTATAAATTTCACTTAATCTTTTTATTATAATTAAAGCAATATCCTCATTTATTTTCCTTCCTCTGGAAGCTCCAAAAAAGTTTAACGCAATTATTTTCTCATCAACATTATTTTCATCTAAAAATTTTTTCACGTTTCTTTCAGAATCTTTTGAAACTGGAACATCATAAATTGTATCTTCTATCTCAATATTCACTTTCTTCATCATCTGCTTATAAATTTCAACCATTTTTAAAGTGTTATTCTGCCTCACATTCTTATTGTATATTTTATAGCCATCTTTATTATATCCAACATTAACTGTAGCATTTACTCTATTTATAAGATAAAATTGCTTATATTTCAATCCTTCTGTTGAATCAAACAAAACATCATAATTATTTTTTCTCAATATTTGTGCGACTTTTCTCCATTCAAAAATTTTTTTCCTGTCAAATATATAATATTCATCTATATTTTCGTTTAATTTCAATAAGTCTTCTAAAGATTTATCAGAAACAATATCAATTTTTATATTAGGATAGTGTTTTTTTATTTCTCTAAAAATAAATGAACTTATTATAAAATCTCCTATTTTCCCATCAGTTCTTAAAAATAAGATTTTATTTATTTTTAACGGATCTAAGTCTACATCCTTTTTTCTTTTATCAAATATCTTACTTAATATTTCATTTTTTTTATCAATTAATTTATCTCTATATGGTCTATAAAATTTCCAGTTTATTTTATTCATTATATTTTTATTCCTTATGTAAATACAATTATTTACGTTAATTCAGGACAACGTATAATCCCATTAATTTCCTTTATCTTTTTCTATTTCCTTTATCTTATTATTTAGCCATTTTATTGGTTCTGACAATGAAAAATTATAAGTTTGATTATGACTTCCTTTTATATTTGAAATTACCTGCAAACTATCAGCTGTTGTTTTAGGCGACCATCTACATAAATTATATTTATCGTTTGCATAGAAACTCAGCAAGGGTTTATTCAATGAAGAAGCTATATGAATTGCACCGCCGTCAACTCCAATTACCAAATCAGCTGTAGCCACAAACAAAATAAAATCATTAATACTAAGTTTTTCAGATAAGGAAATATCTAAATTTTTATTTATATTACCTACTAGCCTTTTATAATACTCCTCACTTCCAACAGTTCTTCCCATAATAATTTTTATATTTTTTATCTTCTCATCTTCTATATTATTTAATAGCTCAGCTACTTCTTCAGGTTTCATTTTTCTGTCCCTGCCTTGTGGCACCAATAAAATTTTTATTTTCTGAGTTTTTTCATTTATTTTTTCAGAATCAGATTTCCAAAATTTTTCCATTTTGGCAACATCTTTTTCCAAAAGCTCAATATACGGTTTTTGTTTTTCTATTTTAAAATATTTAGAAAACTCAGAATTTATCAAATAGTCTGTAATGTGAGTTTCAATGGATGGAGTACAGATAAAATCATAATTTTTTACATTTTTTCTATTATAATAATGCCCCTCATTATCTTCTCCAAAAACTATCGTGATTTTAGGACTTAATATTTTTTTCCAAATCATTTTATTTGTATTTTCCTTACTTGAGAAATCTAGTAATACATCCCATTTTTTACGATTTTTAAACATATCTTTCCGTTTAACAATACTGTCTATTACTTTTTCATTTTTATTACAAAAATTTGCAAATTCTAAATTTCTATCTGTTACCGCCAATCCCAAGTTTGCCTCAGGATACATTTCTTTTAATTGTCTCGCATAACAAAAGGATATTAAAGTATCACCAATAAAATCCTTTGGATTTATCAATATCGTTTTTATATTTTTTAAATTAATATCTTTATATCTTCTTTTAGTACCAAATAGCCATATTATTATTTTAGATCTTATTCCATCTATTATGCTCATAGTTACCTTCCTTATTATTTATAAATAGTTACTTATCTTTACTTATTTTTTTCTACTAATTTTTTTAATTTTAGTTTATTAGTTTCCATTGAAAAATCATTAGCTCTAATTAATGACATTTTTTTATAATTTTCATATTTTTCATTATTGTCTATTAATTCATAAACTCTTTTTACGAATGTATCCTTATCATTTAATGGAATTAATTCTCCATATTCACTATTTTTTCCAAGTATGTCCTTAGGTCCTGTAGGGCAGTCATAAGCCACGACAGGTGTTCCAAAAGCAAGGCTTTCCAGAAGTACAGTCGGCAATCCTTCATATTTCGCAGTATGCAAAAATAATTTTGCATTTTTAAAAAATGGATATGGATTTTCAATTTGTCCAAGTAAAATTATATCATCTTCTAAATTATATTCCTTAATTTTCTGTCTAATCAATTTAACTTTTTCACCATTTCCAATAAAATAAAGTTTCTCCTTTATTCCTCGCTGCTTCAGCTTGTAATAAATATCAACAAGGTGTTCAGGTTGTTTTTGCTGTGTCAAGCGTGATACTTGTAAAAAGTAATCCTCTTTTAGATAATTTCCATATTTAGGATTCACATCTTCAGCCTTTTTCCTAATTATTTCAAGATTTATTGGATTATAAACTAATTCCACTTTAGTTTTATCCATTCCTAGAATTTCCACAAATTCATCTCTCATTGTATCACATATTGTCAGTATTTTATCATATTTTTTATATTGTTTTTTATATTTTTCTACTTTTTCTCCACTTAATTTTTCTCCAAAAGTAAGTGAAAAATGAATCCATGCAAATATAGGCACTTTTATATCAAAATTCTTATATTTAAGCAAATTTGAAGAATAGTCTATAATAACATCATATTTTTTTTCTTCTATTATTTTTTCAACTTTTTTTAAATAAGTAGTTTTTGTTCGTAATCTATAAATTTCTTTAATAATTTTGCTTTTTCCATTATAATTATCAAATAAAAATTCATAATTTACCTTTTTAGGAATTTCATTTTCAAACAAATTATTTTCCCCATGATTCCAAGTTATGAGCAAATCAACATTATATCCCAATTCAATTAAATTTCTTAACACATTAAGTAAAACTCTCTCTTCTCCTCCCATGCTCAAATGACCATGCAATACCAATATTTTCATACTTCTCATCCTTTTTTTATTTTCTTCACCAAGTTTAATTTATCCTATACATTTTTTCAAAATATTCAAAAAAAGTTCTATCTTTTTTTCTCTTACTATTTTCTATTTTAAAAGACAATTTATGAATATCTGATTTTTTCATTATTTCCAGTAATCTTTCTTCAGAATATTTATCAAACCACACTCTAAACATTTCATGCGGAAAAGTATCAGAAATAATTTGACACTGCTCGTTTTTATAATAATTTTCTATCAGTTCGTTATAAAGTATCTGCAGAATAAAATAATTTGGAACTGTATCGTTATTTTCCCAAAAAATCATTAACATGTTTAATAACGTATTAATTACTTTATTATTTTTATGCGAAAAAATAACACTGCTCAACATTCTTACCTTTGATTTTTTACTCCATGAAAAATAAATTGAATCATAGTCTTCCCATTCCTTTTTATTTTCCAAATTTTCATCTCTTTGAAACAAAAAATAATCCATTTGAAAATACTTTTCAGATATATAATCTGTCAAAAGTATCGTCGCATCCATCCAGACACCGCCATAGTTACTTAACAATGCAAACCTTAATATATCTGAAAAATGAGCATATCCCATTCTTTTGTCATTTAACTTTTCCAAAATATATTCTGGAATATCAAGATACTCCTTTATACTTTCGTTATCTAGACGAATGACAGTATAATCTCTCCCATATTTCTCCATAGATTTAAAGCATATTTTTACAACACTAGGTAATTTTTCATAATCCCAGCCTTGTCCCCAAAATTGCCATATTATTTTCTCACCCGTTAATATCTTTTTTGCCTTAATTTCTTTTCCCCTAACTTTATTCTCAAAATAATCCTTTAAAATATTATCCCAATCTTTTGCAATTATTTTTTGATTCAAAAGATATATTTCACTTTGTAATCTATCATATACTTTTTTAGGCAGTAATTCCTTATATATATATTTATAAGGCTTCTTATTTAGTTTTTCATTAATTTTATAAATTCTGCTATTAGAAAACTTATATTTCTCCATTCCACACTCCTGTCATTTAACCAGTAAAAAATACTTTAGTATTCAATTTTACTAATTTAAAATTTATGTCTACTATTTAGACATAATATATTATAGCATCATTCTATACTTTCTAAATTTAAATTTTTTTGATTTTTAATATTTCTATACAAATAGTCAATAAAA
This window encodes:
- a CDS encoding ABC transporter ATP-binding protein; this encodes MKKIKIDFGEIFKLKKYIKKYYVLIILNILLATMSSLVSSAPIALIKRLFDKGISGKSEKDILYAAGAMIILAAVGAVLMYWNTIFSTVISASIYKDIVTDIYNKIQTLDMEYFSGKKIGDMMTRIMTDPSNINSIILEAFSMIPEVIKLILCLGIAFYIDFDLTLGVMIVTPILIITVRKYAKRLKRSGKQRQEALDSLNSKLQETLSGIRIIRAFATEKYEISDFKKKNVNLKKIAVKSAKYNAKANSIMEAMNYIIIALLLMFSGYRVLRAKNFTPGDFITIVGAISSMYTPARRAMTRINSISVNMSSITRVAEILEEMPSIVNRENCIKFENFVSDITFENVDFKYKDSVEKILKNINLDVKKGETVAFVGNSGGGKSTLVNLIPRFFDVSSGSLKIDGIDIRDYEIKSLRKAIGIVPQETFLFSGTILSNIKYSRQNATFEEVVEAAKQANAHEFIENLSDSYNTEIGERGIKLSGGQKQRIAIARAILENPQILILDEATSALDNESEKLVQDALEKLMEGKTTFVIAHRLTTIENSNKIVVIQKGEIKEIGNHNELLNKNGIYKALYNKNFDFNVKS
- a CDS encoding glycosyltransferase family 52 is translated as MEKTKKVVFLESAYSLLLYIMMNDNFEEDSIFVYHGKSINEVFEHSKVNVETIYIPREEYINVTEVKNLFKRKIAKKKYKKYLKEKLLDLIKEKTYGYKIEYFGNDNEVEPKILWKEIEKFTVIEDGWSNYRSDHFEAYLKRFKNKFKKKEDLKRGLSPKVEKIILSGLTKVPEIISEKVEIIDFKKLWMKKTEIQKQKIYNFFGMETADIEKISRKKVIFLSQPLEEDESLTHEETVELYQKIFKNYNENDILFKLHPRGIFTYKNEFPQIEIFTSKIPFQIFEYMGVDFDTVATIYSTAVWNIKNAKKIDFFGTKVHPKLLAQFGNIER
- a CDS encoding polysaccharide deacetylase family protein; the encoded protein is MIYLFLIILLLFLVFILYNKTRKNFVLCLMYHSIDSEKNKGGIFIDEFEEHIKWIKDKKTFKMEELKGLDYTLPPNSILITFDDGYKNNYTLAFPILKKYNIKATIFLNTKFIEKDETYLNWDEIREMYESGLIDFQLHTHSHQLTVKDIEVLAFYDNESSPYFKRESYSLFFDGNYDEKKDAKKLNGLPVFKLRSKISIPGYKPKKNFVEKYRSIVELQENEFEKEKKKFLNRLFKEKKDEFFDKISEEQFKETVKFEILENKKIISEKLGKVPDCLAYPWGHRYKGNREDIKKLGVDVFITTRKGVNSLKLNKNWIYRVSGDDFENFDEFKKELKNGSTAIYRKIFKKR
- a CDS encoding glycosyltransferase, giving the protein MKEVTLVITSCGRFDLLEETLDSFFEYNTYPIKKIIITEDSTEGKKLKKLISKYDNRNQNFRLIVNETRLGQLKSIDKAYREIDTEYIFHCEDDWKFLKRGFIEKSMEVMEEDEKILVVGLRSKDNFKEDFFYDEDYVSKKGEHYYSVKGEIFTYNPALRRKKDMDLFGSHEKLENQRYEEVLSDFYKEHGFKAIFFKEPYVTHIGNKRHVHFSNRRKNTVLNFKIDRLIKKIRAKILKLRGKL
- a CDS encoding glycosyltransferase family 2 protein, which gives rise to MKLSVGIITFNEENRIGKTLDSVKEIANEIIIVDSESTDKTVEIALSKGAKVFVEKWKGYGPQKNSVLEKCKGDWILLIDADEVISPQLKEKIKIIINSENPSSDVYKIKLRNIAFKREIKFGGWDDYVIRLWKNGKVKISSREVHEQYQTDSKIKKIKEMIIHYTYDSIEEFLEKLNRYTSQSAKEYIKKGKNPSFLKIYSKMMFRFLKMYILQLGFMDGYEGYLLAKYSSIYTMTKYTKLREEYYNNLGNDTSLIITTYNWPKALEVCLNSVLEQTVAPKEIIIADDGSKQETIDLVKRFQQSYPQSNIIHSWQEDKGFRAGMSRNRAINKATGNYIIIIDGDLILNRHFVEDHIKNMERGCFIQGSRVITSSIMAKEIMEGKKINLFSKGVKNNINMIRSKILSRIFTKVNRNLRGIRSCNMSFFKEDLIRVNGFEEEIEGWGREDSELAVRLFNIGCKKKKLKFEALTCHLYHKENDRSRLKKNDEYLAEAIKSRKTMAKKGLDRYEGSNAGNN
- a CDS encoding glycosyltransferase family 9 protein translates to MNKINWKFYRPYRDKLIDKKNEILSKIFDKRKKDVDLDPLKINKILFLRTDGKIGDFIISSFIFREIKKHYPNIKIDIVSDKSLEDLLKLNENIDEYYIFDRKKIFEWRKVAQILRKNNYDVLFDSTEGLKYKQFYLINRVNATVNVGYNKDGYKIYNKNVRQNNTLKMVEIYKQMMKKVNIEIEDTIYDVPVSKDSERNVKKFLDENNVDEKIIALNFFGASRGRKINEDIALIIIKRLSEIYKGYRIIILDSPNDRETIYNILEKTDNKNILFFEKSRTVLDSISIIKNSDLVVSLDTAILHIAEGLNKKIMAFYGPKINKNKWRIKEEGNILIDYTEKRINDVDFEKVFDKLSYKNNLSAI
- a CDS encoding glycosyltransferase family 9 protein; this encodes MSIIDGIRSKIIIWLFGTKRRYKDINLKNIKTILINPKDFIGDTLISFCYARQLKEMYPEANLGLAVTDRNLEFANFCNKNEKVIDSIVKRKDMFKNRKKWDVLLDFSSKENTNKMIWKKILSPKITIVFGEDNEGHYYNRKNVKNYDFICTPSIETHITDYLINSEFSKYFKIEKQKPYIELLEKDVAKMEKFWKSDSEKINEKTQKIKILLVPQGRDRKMKPEEVAELLNNIEDEKIKNIKIIMGRTVGSEEYYKRLVGNINKNLDISLSEKLSINDFILFVATADLVIGVDGGAIHIASSLNKPLLSFYANDKYNLCRWSPKTTADSLQVISNIKGSHNQTYNFSLSEPIKWLNNKIKEIEKDKGN
- a CDS encoding glycosyltransferase, coding for MKILVLHGHLSMGGEERVLLNVLRNLIELGYNVDLLITWNHGENNLFENEIPKKVNYEFLFDNYNGKSKIIKEIYRLRTKTTYLKKVEKIIEEKKYDVIIDYSSNLLKYKNFDIKVPIFAWIHFSLTFGEKLSGEKVEKYKKQYKKYDKILTICDTMRDEFVEILGMDKTKVELVYNPINLEIIRKKAEDVNPKYGNYLKEDYFLQVSRLTQQKQPEHLVDIYYKLKQRGIKEKLYFIGNGEKVKLIRQKIKEYNLEDDIILLGQIENPYPFFKNAKLFLHTAKYEGLPTVLLESLAFGTPVVAYDCPTGPKDILGKNSEYGELIPLNDKDTFVKRVYELIDNNEKYENYKKMSLIRANDFSMETNKLKLKKLVEKNK
- a CDS encoding capsular polysaccharide synthesis protein — encoded protein: MEKYKFSNSRIYKINEKLNKKPYKYIYKELLPKKVYDRLQSEIYLLNQKIIAKDWDNILKDYFENKVRGKEIKAKKILTGEKIIWQFWGQGWDYEKLPSVVKICFKSMEKYGRDYTVIRLDNESIKEYLDIPEYILEKLNDKRMGYAHFSDILRFALLSNYGGVWMDATILLTDYISEKYFQMDYFLFQRDENLENKKEWEDYDSIYFSWSKKSKVRMLSSVIFSHKNNKVINTLLNMLMIFWENNDTVPNYFILQILYNELIENYYKNEQCQIISDTFPHEMFRVWFDKYSEERLLEIMKKSDIHKLSFKIENSKRKKDRTFFEYFEKMYRIN